The following proteins come from a genomic window of Metarhizium brunneum chromosome 2, complete sequence:
- the NEP1 gene encoding Ribosomal RNA small subunit methyltransferase NEP1 → MSSPDRRTGVKRPRTQSLPPPALPQLVAEQHTAIPPTDKDSQRLIVVLSNASLETYKASHGGSSRTGVHREDKYSLLNSDEHIGVMRKMNRDISDARPDITHQCLLTLLDSPINKAGKLQIYIHTAKGVLIEVSPSVRIPRTFKRFAGLMVQLLHRLSIRSTNSNEKLLRVIQNPITDHLPPNCRKVTLSFDAPLVRVREYMETIGSKESICVFVGAMAKGSDTFADSIVDEKISISNYSLSASVACSKFCHAAEDVWDVL, encoded by the exons ATGTCATCACCGGATCGCCGCACTGGGGTGAAACGACCTA GGACACAATCGTTACCTCCCCCGGCATTGCCTCAGTTGGTCGCGGAGCAACACACTGCCATACCACCAACGGATAAGGACTCTCAGCGACTGATAGTTGTGCTATCAAATGCAAGTCTCGAAACATATAAAGCATCTCATGGCGGTAGTAGCAGAACCGGCGTTCATCGTGAGGACAAATATTCATTGCTCAATAGCGACGAGCATATAGGCGTCATGCGGAAGATGAATCGTGATATCAGCGATGCTCGTCCGGACATCACACATCAG TGCCTGTTGACTTTGCTAGATTCGCCCATCAACAAGGCCGGTAAATTGCAGATTTACATTCACACAGCAAAGGGAGTGTTGATCGAAGTGTCTCCTTCTGTGCGAATCCCCAGAACATTCAAGCGATTTGCCGGCCTCATGGTTCAGCTACTTCACCGTTTGTCGATCCGATCCACCAACTCGAATGAAAAGTTGCTTCGAGTGATTCAGAACCCAATCACTGACCACCTCCCCCCGAATTGCCGCAAAGTGACGCTCAGCTTTGATGCTCCACTGGTTCGCGTCCGTGAGTATATGGAAACAATCGGATCGAAGGAGAGTATTTGTGTATTTGTCggggccatggcaaaagGCTCGGACACATTTGCAGACTCGATTGTGGACGAGAAGATATCTATCAGCAACTATTCACTATCAGCCAGCGTGGCGTGCAGCAAATTCTGCCATGCAGCGGAGGATGTATGGGACGTTCTTTGA
- the MRPS17 gene encoding 37S ribosomal protein S17, giving the protein MSSQVAKAARRVAHELHGVVVSAGLMQKTVKVRVGGQKWNKVVNKWFPDPKHYLVHDPNSSLRTGDVVSIVPGWPTSRHKRHVVKHIIAPFGAPINERPPVPTLEERIEDRETKKAAKAERRLSRTNS; this is encoded by the exons ATGTCTTCTCAAGTTGCGAAAGCTGCACGCCGTGTGGCCCACGAACTTCACGGTGTAGTAGTATCTGCCGGCTTAATGCAAAAGACTGTCAAAGTCCGAGTAGGCGGCCAAAAGTGGAACAAAGTCGTGAACAAA TGGTTCCCTGATCCGAAACATTATCTTGTACACGATCCCAACTCGTCACTGCGAACAGGAGATGTTGTGTCGATTGTGCCTGGCTGGCCGACTTCACGGCATAAACGACACGTTGTGAAACATATCATTGCCCCTTTTGGTGCTCCTATCAACGAGCGACCGCCCGTTCCAACGCTAGAAGAACGAATAGAGGATCGGGAGACAAAAAAGGCAGCGAAAGCCGAACGGAGGCTGTCGAGGACAAACAGTTAG